One genomic window of Stieleria sp. JC731 includes the following:
- a CDS encoding serine/threonine-protein kinase, whose amino-acid sequence MTKTRDFFGPYRLARLIRSGSTAEVWEAIDENDNSRYALKILKGSVAKDKSEINLLKHEYNVGQDLQNSPRIIKILDHLFANDRPFLVLELFSELNIKQALRRGPDSLAYMLNKIIEQAGEGLYYMHTRGWIHLDIKPDNFLVSRDGEVKLIDFTISEKKKTGLSKLFHRGGLAKGTRSYMAPEQIRSKICDERTDIYSFGCVLFEMATGKPPYTGDTPNDLLNKHLNAQVPSPIAYNNNVSKEFAEVIKRMMAKSPSARPQSMWDVLKEVRSMELWSKRPRKPEISVFDNLPGIRGADDMIRKPTADELDPEQE is encoded by the coding sequence ATGACAAAAACCCGAGACTTCTTTGGCCCGTACCGACTGGCCCGGCTTATTCGTTCTGGATCCACGGCAGAGGTGTGGGAAGCGATCGATGAGAACGACAACAGCCGATATGCGCTAAAAATCCTCAAAGGTAGCGTCGCTAAAGATAAGAGCGAGATCAACCTTCTCAAGCATGAATACAACGTCGGGCAGGACCTGCAGAACAGCCCGCGGATCATCAAGATTCTCGATCACCTGTTTGCGAACGATCGCCCATTTCTGGTCTTGGAATTGTTCAGCGAATTGAACATTAAACAAGCCTTGCGCCGCGGCCCAGATTCGCTCGCTTACATGCTGAACAAGATTATCGAGCAAGCCGGCGAAGGCCTCTATTACATGCACACGCGTGGTTGGATCCACTTGGATATCAAGCCAGATAACTTTCTGGTCAGCCGCGATGGCGAAGTGAAGTTGATCGACTTTACGATCAGCGAAAAGAAAAAGACAGGTCTCAGCAAGCTGTTTCACCGTGGCGGCTTAGCCAAGGGAACACGCAGCTACATGGCTCCCGAACAAATCCGCAGCAAGATCTGCGATGAGCGAACGGACATTTATTCATTCGGATGTGTCTTGTTCGAAATGGCGACAGGCAAACCGCCATACACAGGCGACACACCGAACGACCTTCTGAACAAGCACCTTAACGCTCAGGTGCCAAGCCCGATCGCTTACAACAACAATGTTTCAAAAGAGTTTGCCGAAGTCATTAAACGCATGATGGCGAAATCGCCTTCAGCTCGACCGCAATCGATGTGGGATGTGTTGAAGGAAGTTCGCTCGATGGAACTTTGGAGCAAACGGCCGCGCAAGCCTGAAATCAGTGTCTTCGACAACTTGCCCGGTATTCGCGGAGCGGACGACATGATCCGCAAACCAACCGCCGATGAACTCGATCCCGAACAGGAATAA
- a CDS encoding flagellar biosynthesis protein FlhA, whose product MPAFMMACMVVILMPLPAAVMDLLLAGNVALAVVILLTAIHVKSPLEFSVFPTALLVTTLSRLVLNIATTRMILTNAPTQGEDAAGGVIRTFGQFVAGNQVEVGLIIFLILVIVQFVVITKGATRISEVAARFALDGMPGRQSAIEADVNAGAIDSDEAARRRQELVSEADFYSAMDGAGKFVRGDAIAGLVITAINIIGGLYLGIIVSDMRIGQAASVFTKLTIGDGLVSQLPSLLISLAAGILVTRGTRATNLPDRFVGQMLGNSTAIAISGVFVLLLTVTGLPIVPLLLLGGGLLFIAWTLSVNQREAEKEQAIARETEQATASANQKRVEDFLNVDPLEVAIGLGLLPLADPARGGDLMQRISALRNQMAAEIGIVLPKVRVRDDATLGELEYEIRLFGDFVARGQLRTDKLLAVANGKVTGKLEGETAEGFGAQSAVWIPSQQREQAMIYGYKTLTAPVVLTNQLEQVARVYADELLSHDATGHLLDELKQIAPVLVNELIPQRMTTADVQKVLQGLLRESIPIRQLGIILEAIGEATSRSMETLEQIEFVRQRLARTLCVPLRDELGVLHAIAFDKPTQSMLIKTTNDQSTNDSSSSVRRQSESDFNKSKDVTCDAIRQGVKTLIDQGHPPVVVVAPAIRRRVKSMLEASGIWAHVLSTNEITDDTQVNLTAISIQPSEQTKHVQAAGHAA is encoded by the coding sequence ATGCCGGCCTTCATGATGGCCTGCATGGTCGTCATTTTGATGCCGCTGCCTGCCGCGGTAATGGATTTGTTGTTAGCGGGTAACGTTGCGTTGGCGGTTGTGATTCTTTTGACCGCGATTCATGTCAAATCGCCGCTCGAATTTAGCGTATTCCCCACCGCGTTGTTGGTAACAACGCTATCGCGTTTGGTGCTGAATATCGCAACGACTCGGATGATTTTGACCAACGCCCCGACACAGGGCGAAGACGCGGCAGGTGGAGTGATCCGAACCTTTGGTCAGTTTGTTGCCGGGAATCAAGTCGAAGTCGGACTGATCATCTTCCTGATTTTGGTGATCGTGCAATTCGTTGTCATTACGAAAGGTGCGACCCGAATCAGCGAAGTTGCCGCTCGATTTGCCTTGGACGGAATGCCAGGACGACAATCGGCGATCGAAGCCGACGTCAACGCGGGTGCGATCGACTCTGACGAGGCCGCACGGCGTCGGCAAGAATTGGTTTCCGAAGCCGACTTTTACTCCGCGATGGATGGGGCGGGAAAATTTGTACGTGGCGATGCGATTGCCGGGCTAGTGATTACCGCCATCAACATTATTGGCGGCCTTTACCTGGGCATCATCGTCTCGGATATGCGGATCGGCCAAGCGGCATCGGTGTTCACAAAGCTGACCATTGGCGACGGATTGGTCAGCCAACTTCCTTCATTGTTGATCTCGCTGGCTGCCGGCATTCTGGTCACGCGTGGAACACGAGCGACCAATCTACCTGATCGTTTTGTTGGCCAGATGCTAGGCAATTCCACAGCGATCGCGATCAGCGGTGTATTTGTCTTGCTTTTGACCGTCACGGGGCTACCGATCGTTCCGCTGCTGTTGCTTGGCGGCGGGCTGTTGTTCATCGCATGGACCTTATCGGTCAATCAGCGTGAAGCGGAAAAGGAACAGGCAATCGCCCGTGAAACTGAACAAGCAACAGCATCAGCCAATCAAAAACGCGTCGAAGACTTTTTGAATGTTGATCCGCTCGAAGTCGCGATTGGGCTTGGACTGCTCCCCCTTGCCGACCCTGCCCGTGGCGGTGACTTGATGCAGCGTATCTCTGCACTGCGGAACCAGATGGCAGCCGAAATCGGAATCGTGCTTCCCAAGGTTCGGGTAAGAGACGACGCGACCTTGGGCGAACTCGAATACGAAATACGTCTTTTCGGTGACTTTGTCGCACGCGGACAGTTGCGAACAGACAAACTGCTGGCCGTTGCCAACGGAAAAGTCACTGGCAAGTTGGAAGGCGAAACTGCGGAAGGCTTCGGCGCCCAGAGTGCCGTTTGGATTCCCAGCCAGCAGCGTGAGCAAGCCATGATTTATGGCTACAAAACTTTGACCGCCCCCGTTGTTTTGACCAATCAGCTGGAACAGGTGGCACGCGTCTATGCCGATGAATTGCTTTCGCATGACGCGACCGGGCACCTGTTGGATGAACTGAAACAGATCGCACCGGTCTTGGTGAACGAGCTGATCCCACAGCGGATGACAACTGCCGATGTTCAGAAAGTCCTGCAAGGGTTGCTTCGCGAATCGATTCCGATCCGACAATTGGGAATCATCTTAGAAGCGATCGGTGAAGCAACTTCGCGATCGATGGAAACCCTCGAGCAGATCGAGTTTGTCCGCCAACGGCTTGCCAGAACACTTTGCGTTCCGCTACGTGATGAATTGGGCGTGTTGCATGCGATTGCCTTTGACAAACCGACTCAATCGATGCTGATTAAGACAACAAATGATCAGTCCACGAATGACTCTTCATCGTCGGTCAGGCGTCAATCTGAAAGCGATTTCAACAAATCGAAAGACGTCACTTGCGACGCGATTCGTCAAGGAGTTAAGACGTTAATCGACCAAGGTCATCCTCCGGTCGTCGTCGTTGCCCCAGCTATCCGTCGACGTGTCAAATCGATGCTTGAAGCATCGGGTATCTGGGCACATGTTCTGTCGACCAATGAGATCACTGATGACACACAGGTCAACCTAACCGCGATCTCGATCCAACCGTCCGAACAAACAAAACACGTTCAAGCCGCTGGGCATGCCGCCTAA
- the flhF gene encoding flagellar biosynthesis protein FlhF, protein MESKIFRAANLQAALEEIREQLGPNASVLSTRQCREGWMGWLGHSYVEVTARSDAPDLASHSNPPTVTNPFDGAGQGSIRSELGNALSRNSRSVDELQRQIDSRQTIAGNIGHRNDSATPETSTIHYRTQWDPLSEYRFKMVSLGVEPTVVDRWIRSTNAFASGLTDPPTMSWLEQLKQSVSREVQIAGPIAMTPGDRRVVALVGPTGVGKTTTVAKLAAGFRMNRKRRVGLLTIDTFRIAAIQQLQAYAQIMDLPMQVVESADRMPEAIEKLGDVDLVLIDTAGRSPSGEVHIEDLSRILRAAQPDETHLVISATSTASVVHSVLDGFSIARPTAAVLTKLDETPYTAGVLSAIARSNGVAGIPVSYVTNGQHVPEDIAPASADVLVERLLPSPVQWTQMDAA, encoded by the coding sequence ATGGAATCGAAAATATTTCGAGCCGCGAACCTACAAGCTGCGTTAGAGGAGATCCGAGAACAACTCGGTCCCAACGCATCGGTTCTAAGCACGCGGCAATGCCGGGAAGGTTGGATGGGCTGGCTGGGACATAGCTATGTCGAGGTCACAGCCAGGTCGGATGCTCCCGACCTGGCATCACATTCCAATCCGCCAACGGTTACCAATCCGTTTGATGGGGCAGGGCAGGGGAGTATCCGTTCGGAACTTGGCAATGCCCTGTCAAGGAATTCTCGTAGCGTTGACGAACTGCAGCGTCAGATCGATTCACGTCAGACGATCGCAGGAAATATTGGCCATCGAAACGATTCCGCCACCCCGGAAACCTCGACGATTCACTATCGGACTCAGTGGGACCCGTTGTCGGAATACCGATTCAAAATGGTTTCGCTAGGGGTCGAACCGACGGTGGTCGATCGTTGGATCCGATCCACCAACGCGTTTGCCAGTGGATTGACGGACCCGCCAACGATGTCGTGGCTGGAGCAGCTAAAACAATCAGTCAGTCGTGAGGTACAGATCGCTGGCCCGATCGCGATGACACCGGGCGACAGGCGAGTCGTCGCACTCGTCGGTCCCACCGGCGTTGGGAAGACAACCACGGTCGCGAAGCTGGCCGCGGGGTTCCGAATGAATCGCAAACGTCGTGTCGGATTGTTGACGATCGACACGTTCCGAATCGCAGCCATTCAGCAGCTGCAAGCGTACGCACAAATCATGGACCTGCCAATGCAGGTTGTCGAATCAGCCGACCGGATGCCCGAAGCGATTGAAAAGCTTGGGGACGTCGACTTGGTATTGATTGACACCGCGGGCAGAAGCCCTAGTGGCGAGGTGCATATCGAGGATCTGTCGCGGATCTTGCGCGCCGCACAACCCGACGAAACACACTTGGTGATCAGTGCCACCAGCACCGCTTCTGTCGTTCATTCAGTATTAGATGGATTTTCAATCGCTCGACCTACCGCAGCGGTCTTGACGAAGCTGGATGAAACCCCGTACACCGCAGGTGTGCTGTCCGCAATCGCGCGGTCCAACGGCGTTGCGGGAATTCCCGTCAGCTATGTGACCAACGGACAACACGTTCCAGAGGACATCGCCCCGGCGTCCGCGGATGTGTTGGTCGAGCGTTTGTTGCCCTCACCGGTGCAATGGACACAAATGGATGCGGCTTAA
- a CDS encoding acetyl-CoA carboxylase carboxyltransferase subunit alpha — MPGPGLDFELEIAELENRISVLDRQTDRNESADAELRSLRLDLVKQLRDVYSSLDPWQTVQVARHKNRPYTQDYLNLAFDDFVELHGDKHFGDDRAMLSGFAKLDRFKVMVLGHQKGRTFKERAACHFGCAHPEGYRKAMTKMRLAEKYNLPLICFIDTPGAYPGVGAEERGQAQVIAESMFKMSQLKTPIICIVIGEGGSGGALGIGVGDRIAVLQHAYYSVISPEGCAGILWKSHEHAPRAASALKFTSANLKRLGVVDDVIEEPLGGAHRDHHQMASRLKSYLSKTLADLETKPIDELLESRYDKFRQIGVFLEEPAV; from the coding sequence ATGCCAGGCCCCGGATTAGATTTTGAACTCGAGATCGCGGAACTCGAAAACCGCATTAGCGTTCTCGATCGTCAGACCGATCGAAATGAATCCGCCGATGCGGAACTGCGATCGCTTCGCTTGGATTTGGTCAAGCAACTGCGTGATGTTTACTCGTCACTTGACCCTTGGCAAACGGTCCAAGTGGCTCGGCACAAGAACCGTCCTTACACGCAAGATTATCTAAACCTTGCGTTCGATGACTTTGTCGAACTGCACGGCGACAAACACTTTGGTGACGATCGCGCGATGCTGTCAGGGTTCGCCAAACTGGACAGATTCAAAGTGATGGTGCTCGGTCACCAGAAAGGACGAACGTTCAAAGAACGCGCCGCATGTCACTTCGGCTGCGCTCACCCGGAAGGCTATCGCAAGGCGATGACCAAGATGCGGTTGGCAGAAAAGTACAACCTGCCTTTGATCTGCTTCATCGATACACCTGGGGCTTACCCAGGCGTCGGCGCTGAAGAACGCGGACAGGCTCAAGTGATCGCCGAAAGCATGTTCAAGATGAGCCAACTGAAGACACCGATCATCTGCATCGTGATCGGCGAAGGCGGCTCCGGCGGAGCACTCGGCATTGGTGTCGGCGACCGCATCGCAGTCTTGCAGCACGCTTATTACAGCGTGATCAGTCCTGAGGGATGCGCGGGCATTTTGTGGAAAAGCCACGAACATGCGCCACGCGCCGCATCGGCACTGAAATTCACCAGCGCCAACCTGAAACGACTGGGCGTCGTCGACGACGTGATCGAAGAACCGCTCGGCGGAGCTCATCGCGATCATCACCAAATGGCGTCGCGACTGAAATCTTATCTGTCGAAAACGCTGGCCGATCTGGAAACCAAGCCGATCGATGAACTGCTGGAATCTCGCTACGACAAATTCCGCCAGATCGGCGTCTTCCTAGAAGAGCCCGCTGTCTAA
- a CDS encoding SMP-30/gluconolactonase/LRE family protein translates to MRCRNGLSVLLAILPTINAFAERPVVPKGTTIQLVDADFELADGAAWDGAGQLFVPDVKRKSLRLYNLRKPDQKPRTLIEGIAISGTAFQHGRLYLSDNQGARIAVLEPPYAKQTPKTLAQFDATERPNDLTVDVQGNVYVTLTRQGAIRKVSPSGGTTDIATGLISPNGIAIAPSGQQLYCSSAKTGKIYRIDLVQPNAPEQAATVLAQLPETADGFRGDGMCVDRAGNIYVTGAKAVHVFSPNGNHIGELSPDHRPINAIIGGNTLKTIYLSTFGGLYAADLNAVGVAPAPRMDGPETNQPESDKHRVDGHSDSPTSTAIGEGIRADLNLVYHRDGERDLLMDVFRPSSQSPSDSDRLLPAIVVVHGGGWQKGDKTKFRALALRLAEKGYATAAIEYRLAGEAYFPAAIRDCNAATAYLRKHASDFGIDPKQIAAVGGSAGGHLVGLMAAGDDNAELKHPAHRNTDTSLSAAVVLAGPLEIASGSVAEKSIENPQSSNAVAWMGGDAEQKNELYRLADAYEQVDKSMPPTLFISGSLDNPARNEKTRSRMKQLGRPTGLVIHEGAKHGHWNRADWIEQVVNDIDQFLKQSQ, encoded by the coding sequence ATGCGATGCCGAAATGGCCTTTCTGTTTTGTTGGCGATCTTGCCAACCATCAACGCGTTTGCAGAACGTCCCGTCGTTCCCAAAGGCACAACAATACAACTTGTCGATGCGGATTTCGAGTTGGCCGATGGTGCGGCATGGGATGGGGCAGGGCAGTTGTTTGTCCCCGACGTCAAACGAAAGTCACTTCGTTTGTATAACTTGCGAAAACCCGACCAAAAGCCGCGCACGCTAATCGAAGGAATCGCGATCTCGGGGACCGCATTTCAACACGGCCGGTTGTACCTGTCGGATAACCAAGGTGCTCGAATTGCTGTGCTGGAGCCCCCATACGCAAAACAGACTCCGAAAACTTTAGCCCAGTTTGACGCGACCGAGCGTCCCAACGACTTGACGGTGGATGTTCAAGGAAACGTTTACGTCACACTGACAAGGCAGGGTGCGATACGAAAGGTATCGCCAAGTGGCGGCACGACCGATATCGCGACCGGCTTGATCTCACCCAACGGAATTGCGATCGCACCATCAGGTCAACAGCTTTATTGCTCATCGGCGAAGACCGGCAAGATTTATCGCATCGATCTTGTCCAGCCTAACGCTCCCGAGCAGGCAGCAACCGTATTGGCTCAATTGCCAGAAACCGCAGATGGATTCCGTGGTGACGGGATGTGCGTTGACCGAGCGGGCAACATCTATGTCACCGGCGCAAAGGCAGTTCATGTCTTCAGCCCCAATGGCAATCACATCGGAGAACTGAGCCCCGATCATCGGCCAATCAACGCGATCATCGGCGGCAATACATTAAAGACCATTTACCTGAGCACCTTTGGCGGATTGTACGCGGCGGATCTAAATGCCGTCGGGGTGGCTCCGGCACCAAGGATGGATGGGCCCGAGACTAATCAGCCCGAATCTGATAAGCACAGGGTCGATGGACACAGTGATTCACCGACATCGACCGCGATTGGTGAAGGGATCCGAGCCGACTTGAATCTTGTCTATCACCGTGATGGAGAGCGAGACCTGTTGATGGATGTCTTTCGCCCTAGCTCGCAATCACCTAGCGACAGCGACCGCTTGTTGCCCGCGATTGTTGTTGTCCACGGCGGAGGATGGCAAAAAGGTGACAAGACCAAGTTCCGTGCTCTCGCGCTTCGGCTCGCCGAAAAAGGCTATGCCACCGCGGCGATCGAGTACCGGTTGGCTGGCGAGGCGTACTTTCCTGCCGCGATCCGTGACTGCAACGCCGCGACCGCATACCTTCGAAAGCACGCAAGTGACTTCGGCATTGATCCTAAACAGATCGCAGCTGTTGGGGGATCGGCCGGAGGGCACTTGGTCGGCCTCATGGCAGCTGGCGATGACAATGCCGAGTTGAAGCATCCCGCCCACCGAAACACTGACACCTCGCTTTCGGCAGCGGTAGTCTTGGCCGGCCCGCTGGAGATCGCGAGCGGTTCGGTGGCAGAGAAATCCATTGAAAATCCCCAGTCATCCAATGCCGTTGCGTGGATGGGGGGCGACGCCGAGCAAAAAAATGAACTCTATCGACTTGCCGATGCGTATGAGCAGGTTGATAAATCGATGCCGCCGACTTTATTTATCAGCGGCAGCTTGGATAACCCCGCGCGAAACGAAAAAACTCGTTCTCGAATGAAGCAGCTGGGCCGTCCGACAGGCCTCGTCATTCACGAAGGGGCCAAGCACGGTCACTGGAATCGAGCCGACTGGATCGAGCAGGTGGTCAACGACATCGATCAGTTTTTAAAACAGTCACAGTAA
- a CDS encoding FliA/WhiG family RNA polymerase sigma factor, whose product MPAAVSTDDEILEVWKQFKQIEKDADQYEPLRNRLVERYMPLVRYNGERIWQRLPDGVELDDLISAGIFGLMDAIDAYDMDRGVKFETYCVPRIRGAMLDELRTMDWVPRLVRSKASKLAVAKKQLETKYGRPATIVELSEHMELSVAEVEKMESDANAVGVVSLNKKWYETDSYKDVREIDILEDKKGEDPTRRVQKNDLMRLVTKGLNRNERLIIILYYYEELTMKEIGATLDLSESRVSQMHTSIVNRLQNQLGRRRVEFGTA is encoded by the coding sequence ATGCCAGCCGCAGTTTCAACGGACGATGAAATCCTTGAGGTTTGGAAACAGTTCAAACAAATCGAAAAGGATGCGGACCAATACGAACCTCTTCGCAACCGTCTGGTCGAACGTTACATGCCATTGGTTCGCTATAACGGCGAACGAATTTGGCAGCGTCTGCCCGACGGAGTCGAACTGGATGACCTGATCAGTGCAGGCATTTTTGGTTTGATGGATGCGATCGACGCCTACGACATGGATCGTGGCGTGAAGTTCGAAACCTACTGCGTTCCTCGTATTCGAGGCGCAATGCTTGACGAACTTCGAACGATGGACTGGGTTCCACGTTTGGTTCGAAGCAAAGCCAGCAAACTTGCAGTTGCCAAGAAGCAACTGGAAACCAAATACGGACGCCCGGCAACGATCGTCGAACTGTCAGAACATATGGAACTGTCAGTCGCCGAAGTCGAAAAGATGGAATCGGATGCCAATGCGGTCGGTGTCGTTTCACTGAATAAAAAGTGGTACGAAACAGACAGCTATAAAGACGTCCGTGAAATCGACATCCTCGAAGACAAAAAGGGTGAAGACCCAACCCGTCGCGTTCAAAAGAACGACCTGATGCGGTTGGTCACCAAAGGTCTTAATCGTAACGAACGCCTGATCATCATTCTTTACTACTACGAAGAATTGACGATGAAGGAGATCGGTGCGACCTTGGACCTGTCCGAATCACGCGTCAGCCAAATGCACACTTCAATCGTCAACCGATTGCAGAATCAGCTTGGTCGACGACGCGTCGAATTTGGCACCGCCTAA
- a CDS encoding glycosyltransferase family 4 protein: MRVAHVITRMIIGGAQENTLLNCLDLIEEHNDEVMLITGPALGPEGDLLERGGFFGDRSQLRGRAGELEIKLLPQLRRNIHPTRDLSAYHAIKKALRDFCPDVVHTHSAKGGLLGRIAAWSLGVPAVIHTVHGAPFHDFQPSLAKDFFCRCERYASKKCHRILSVADAMTDLMVDAKVAPRSKFTTVYSGMNVEPFVNANQTRDEVRKRYGIEDDHVVIGKVARLFHLKGHDDLVTAAVEVIKACPEVRFMLVGDGILKDELKQRIDELGIAKHFIFTGLVSPSVVPELIGAMDVLVHTSLREGLARALPQALIAGKPAVSFDIDGAREVVINDETGCLIPPRDCDRLSGELIRLVKDENLRQRMGREGQMRFTERFRHQAMTRQIREIYRQVLGQQPPVSARSPGF, translated from the coding sequence TTGCGAGTCGCACACGTCATCACACGTATGATCATCGGCGGAGCCCAGGAAAACACGCTGCTGAACTGCCTGGACCTCATCGAAGAACATAACGATGAAGTGATGTTAATCACCGGTCCCGCCTTGGGACCGGAAGGCGACTTGCTTGAACGTGGCGGATTCTTTGGCGACCGAAGTCAATTGCGGGGCAGGGCAGGGGAGCTTGAAATAAAGCTCCTACCACAGCTTCGCAGAAATATTCATCCGACCCGCGATCTGTCGGCCTATCACGCGATCAAAAAGGCCTTGCGTGATTTCTGCCCCGACGTGGTTCACACCCATAGCGCCAAGGGTGGATTGTTGGGGCGGATCGCCGCTTGGTCACTTGGCGTGCCAGCGGTCATCCATACCGTGCATGGGGCCCCTTTCCACGATTTCCAACCTAGTCTCGCGAAAGACTTCTTTTGTCGGTGCGAACGATACGCTTCGAAAAAATGCCATCGGATCCTTTCGGTAGCCGACGCGATGACGGATTTAATGGTCGATGCCAAAGTCGCGCCGCGTAGCAAATTCACAACCGTTTATAGCGGGATGAATGTTGAACCATTCGTAAACGCCAACCAGACGCGTGACGAGGTGCGAAAACGTTACGGGATCGAAGACGATCACGTTGTCATCGGCAAGGTCGCACGGCTGTTTCATCTCAAAGGGCACGACGACTTGGTGACTGCCGCAGTCGAGGTGATCAAAGCTTGTCCCGAAGTTCGCTTCATGCTGGTCGGCGATGGAATCCTGAAAGACGAGCTAAAGCAACGAATCGATGAACTGGGAATCGCGAAACATTTCATCTTCACCGGCTTGGTTTCCCCGAGCGTGGTACCGGAGCTGATCGGCGCGATGGACGTTCTGGTCCATACCTCGCTTCGTGAAGGACTGGCCCGAGCATTGCCACAAGCTTTAATCGCCGGAAAGCCCGCCGTCAGTTTTGATATCGACGGTGCTCGCGAAGTAGTCATCAATGACGAAACCGGTTGCCTCATCCCGCCACGTGATTGCGATCGACTGTCCGGCGAGCTAATTCGCCTGGTGAAGGACGAAAACTTGCGGCAACGGATGGGTAGGGAAGGGCAGATGCGTTTTACCGAACGGTTTCGCCATCAAGCGATGACTCGCCAGATTCGCGAGATCTATCGGCAGGTGTTGGGGCAACAACCACCCGTAAGTGCTCGGTCGCCGGGTTTCTAA
- a CDS encoding FG-GAP repeat domain-containing protein, with protein sequence MRSVTLGLLIVVNIVQQSAFAEPWRRHVVDNQYQGADGVRLGDFNGDGLSDVVTGWEESGLVRLYLNPGPKNVKRPWPSVTIAKAASPEDAVPMDVDGDGKLDIISCHEGKRRQVLVHFSNVANSNDNQAWLSPRSWSTSPIAALDGVMWMYALPLPLNDGRQAIVLGSKGPKASLTLLVPDRTSIETKRPNRDLDQWQVIRLRQVGWTMSLRSVDMDGDGDQDIVFTDRKGSRSAAAWLEQPKNPSEPWEEHLIAGQGREVMFMTASPERCLIATRRDGSIDCVRQDDGWTTTPIKHPPFVEFGKAIEVLPGGQILLSANTKASRHPDQPGLWIRDIAGNWDIVDPTPAVKFDRFELIDFDGDGDLDAMTCEERQNFGVVWYENPGL encoded by the coding sequence ATGCGTTCTGTCACGCTCGGCCTGCTGATCGTTGTCAACATTGTTCAACAGTCAGCGTTTGCCGAGCCTTGGCGGCGTCATGTGGTCGACAATCAATACCAGGGCGCTGACGGTGTGCGTCTAGGTGACTTTAATGGTGATGGCTTAAGCGATGTCGTCACCGGCTGGGAAGAGTCGGGATTGGTTCGTCTTTATCTGAACCCCGGCCCCAAAAACGTAAAACGTCCTTGGCCATCGGTCACGATCGCCAAAGCGGCTTCACCGGAAGATGCCGTCCCGATGGACGTTGACGGTGATGGCAAACTGGACATCATTAGTTGCCATGAAGGCAAACGTCGGCAAGTGCTTGTTCACTTTAGCAACGTTGCCAATTCGAACGACAATCAAGCATGGTTGTCGCCACGGTCCTGGAGCACGTCACCAATCGCTGCACTCGATGGCGTGATGTGGATGTACGCGTTGCCATTACCCTTAAACGACGGTCGCCAAGCGATTGTGCTCGGTAGCAAAGGCCCCAAAGCCAGCCTAACGCTGCTTGTTCCAGACCGAACGTCCATTGAAACAAAACGTCCCAATCGAGATTTGGACCAATGGCAGGTCATCCGTCTGCGGCAGGTCGGATGGACGATGTCACTCCGTTCGGTTGACATGGATGGCGATGGTGACCAGGACATTGTGTTTACCGATCGAAAAGGTTCGCGGAGTGCTGCGGCATGGCTGGAACAGCCGAAGAACCCGTCCGAACCATGGGAAGAGCATTTGATTGCGGGGCAGGGCAGGGAAGTGATGTTCATGACCGCCAGTCCAGAACGATGCTTGATCGCCACTCGTCGTGATGGATCGATCGATTGCGTCCGTCAAGATGATGGCTGGACCACGACACCAATCAAGCATCCTCCGTTCGTTGAATTCGGAAAAGCGATCGAAGTCCTGCCCGGCGGACAGATATTGCTATCCGCAAACACCAAGGCCAGCCGTCATCCCGATCAGCCTGGCCTATGGATTCGGGACATCGCTGGTAATTGGGACATTGTGGATCCCACACCGGCTGTCAAATTCGATCGCTTCGAATTGATTGACTTTGATGGTGACGGTGATTTGGACGCAATGACCTGTGAAGAGCGACAAAACTTTGGTGTCGTCTGGTACGAGAACCCCGGACTTTAA